The following proteins are encoded in a genomic region of Jaculus jaculus isolate mJacJac1 chromosome 13, mJacJac1.mat.Y.cur, whole genome shotgun sequence:
- the LOC101597136 gene encoding protocadherin beta-5, whose amino-acid sequence METALPKTPWKRQVLFLAVLLLVWEVGCEAIRYSLPEETESGYLLANLAKDLGLRVGELATRGARMHFKGNKQLLQLDVKTGDLLVYEKLDREVLCGGTDPCILHFQLLLENPVHIFQTDLQLTDINDHSPEFPDREMLLRIPESAQPGTVFPLKAAQDFDIGRNTIQNYTISPNANFHVVTRHRGGERRYPELVLDKALDREEQPELRLTLTALDGGDPPRSGTTTVHIEVLDINDNTPQFAQSLYEVQVPEDSPLNSLVVTVSARDSDAGSYGRVVYSVFQGNEGSQPLAIDQTTGEIHLREALDFEENRLYNIEIAATDGGGLSGRCMIVVEVVDVNDNAPELTMSTLRSSIPESSPEMVVAVFSVFDPDSGDNGRMVCSIQSDLPFLLKPTFKNFYTLVTEGPLDRESRDEYIITITVSDMGTPRLKTEHNITVQVSDVNDNAPAFSQTSYTLLVPENNSPGLHIGTVSATDTDSGTNAQITYSLLPPQEGDQDPQLALASLLSIHADSGQLFALRALDYEALRAFEFRVGAADRGSPALSSQALVRVLVLDANDHAPFVLYPPHNASTPCTELLPRAAEPGYLLTKVVAVDGDSGRNAWLSFQLLQASEPGLFSVWAHNGEVRTARLLSERDAPRHRLLVLVQDNGEPPLSASVTLHVLLVDGFSQPYLPVAEGARDPAPPDALTVYLVIALASVSSLFLFSLLALVAVRLCRRSGASSLAGCSLPEGHFPGHLVDVSGAGTLSHSYQYEVCLTGGSETSEFKFLKPIIPNFLVQNSGREVKDNFNCRNGIAFS is encoded by the exons ATGGAGACAGCGCTACCAAAAACGCCATGGAAAAGGCAAGTTCTTTTTCTTGCTGTTCTGTTGCTTGTGTGGGAGGTTGGCTGTGAGGCAATTCGGTATTCCCTGCcagaagaaacagaaagtggCTACTTGTTGGCCAACCTGGCAAAAGATCTGGGGCTGAGGGTGGGGGAACTGGCCACTCGAGGTGCGCGAATGCATTTCAAAGGAAACAAACAGCTCTTGCAGCTCGATGTAAAGACCGGAGATTTGCTGGTTTATGAAAAACTAGACCGCGAGGTGCTGTGCGGGGGGACAGATCCCTGTATATTGCATTTCCAACTGTTACTAGAAAACCCCGTGCATATTTTTCAAACTGATCTGCAACTCACAGATATCAACGACCATTCCCCAGAGTTCCCAGACAGGGAAATGCTCCTGAGAATCCCAGAGAGCGCCCAGCCAGGGACTGTGTTTCCACTGAAAGCAGCTCAGGACTTTGACATAGGTCGCAACACCATACAGAACTACACCATCAGCCCCAACGCCAATTTTCATGTAGTTACACGCCACCGCGGAGGTGAGAGGAGATATCCAGAGCTGGTTCTGGACAAGGCACTGGACAGGGAGGAGCAGCCTGAGCTCAGATTAACCCTCACTGCGCTGGATGGCGGGGATCCGCCCAGAAGTGGGACCACCACAGTACACATTGAAGTCTTGGACATTAATGACAATACACCCCAGTTTGCTCAATCGCTCTATGAGGTACAGGTTCCTGAGGACAGCCCACTCAATTCCTTAGTTGTCACTGTCTCTGCTAGGGACTCAGATGCTGGGAGTTACGGGAGGGTGGTCTACTCTGTTTTCCAAGGGAACGAGGGGTCTCAACCCCTTGCAATAGACCAAACGACAGGAGAAATTCATCTGAGAGAAGCTTTAGATTTCGAGGAAAATCGACTTTATAACATAGAAATTGCAGCCACAGATGGTGGGGGCCTATCAGGAAGATGCATGATCGTTGTCGAGGTGGTGGACGTGAATGACAATGCCCCAGAACTGACCATGTCCACTCTCAGAAGCTCCATCCCAGAAAGCTCCCCAGAGATGGTGGTTGCTGTTTTCAGTGTTTTTGATCCAGACTCCGGAGACAATGGCAGGATGGTGTGCTCAATTCAGAGCGATCTCCCCTTCCTCTTAAAGCCCACGTTCAAGAACTTTTACACATTAGTGACAGAGGGACCACTGGACAGAGAGAGCAGAGACGAgtacatcatcaccatcaccgtCTCAGacatgggcacacccaggctGAAAACGGAGCACAACATAACAGTGCAGGTGTCCGACGTGAACGACAACGCCCCAGCCTTCAGCCAAACCTCCTACACCCTGTTGGTCCCAGAGAACAACAGTCCCGGCCTGCACATAGGCACAGTGAGCGCCACAGACACAGACTCAGGCACCAATGCCCAGATCACCTACTCGCTGCTGCCGCCCCAGGAAGGCGACCAAGACCCGCAGCTGGCCCTCGCCTCGCTGCTGTCCATCCACGCGGACAGCGGGCAGCTGTTCGCCCTGCGCGCGCTGGACTACGAGGCGCTGCGGGCCTTCGAGTTCCGCGTGGGCGCCGCCGACCGAGGCTCGCCCGCGCTCAGCAGCCAGGCGCTGGTGCGCGTGCTGGTGCTGGACGCCAACGACCACGCGCCCTTCGTGCTCTACCCGCCGCACAACGCGTCGACGCCCTGCACCGAGCTGCTGCCCAGGGCGGCCGAGCCCGGCTACCTGCTCACCAAGGTGGTGGCGGTGGACGGCGACTCGGGCCGCAACGCCTGGCTgtccttccagctgctgcaggccaGCGAGCCCGGGCTGTTCAGCGTGTGGGCGCACAATGGCGAGGTGCGCACCGCCAGGCTGCTGAGCGAGCGCGATGCGCCCAGGCACAGGCTGCTCGTGCTGGTCCAGGACAATGGCGAGCCGCCGCTGTCGGCCAGCGTCACGCTGCACGTGCTGCTGGTGGACGGCTTCTCGCAGCCCTACCTGCCCGTGGCCGAGGGCGCGCGCGACCCGGCGCCGCCCGACGCGCTCACTGTCTACCTGGTCATCGCCCTGGCGTCCGTGTCTtcgctcttcctcttctctttgctCGCGTTGGTGGCGGTCAGGCTGTGCAGGAGGAGCGGGGCGTCCTCGCTGGCTGGCTGCTCTCTGCCTGAGGGCCACTTTCCTGGACACCTGGTGGACGTCAGCGGGGCGGGGACGCTGTCCCACAGCTACCAGTATGAGGTGTGTCTGACTGGAGGCTCAGAAACCAGTGAGTTCAAGTTCTTGAAGCCCATTATTCCCAACTTTCTCGTTCAGA ATTCTGGGAGAGAAGTTAAGGACAATTTCAACTGTAGGAATGGCATTGCATTCAGTTGA